The sequence below is a genomic window from Chloroflexota bacterium.
GGATCTATGCCAAGACCAATGCCAGGATTGACTATGAATTACGGTCTTCTGGTTGCATCGGTGTAAGAGGGATGCCCAAGATCGTCAGTTCAGAGCTGACCATTGCAAAGGATGAGGTTTTCCGCGTTATTGGCGAAATCGAATCGGATATCTGGAGAAAAACGGGTGGGGTTCACTGTTCTGTCCTTTTCCGGGATGGGCAATTGCTGGTTAGAAGCAGCGACATTGGCCGTCATAATACCATTGACAAAATCGTTGGTTTTGCTGTGCTGAACGGCATCAACCTTTCCCAGTGCATCATCGGCTGTACTGGGAGACAGCCAGCCGGAATGATTGCCAAGGTGGCCAACGCAGGTGTCCCTCTGATTGTATCCAAAGCGGCGGCGACCAATGCTGGAATCCTCCTGGCTGACCGGTCGAACGTGACGCTCATCTGTTTTGCCCGTGGGGAACGATTCACGATCTACACACATCCTGAGCGGATACGCGGAATCACAGAGAAACGAGCTGATTGAGGGATGAACATGCCTAAAGTCAGCGCTGTAGTCCTTGCTGGTGGAAAAAGCCAACGTCTCGGCATGGACAAAGCGCAGCTCAAACTAAATGGCAAGTGGTTGCTGCAGCAAATCCTCGAAACATTGAGTAATTTGAGCGACGACTTGCTTGTAGTGGCAGACAAAAGACTCGAAATTGCCCAGCTATCTGTCCGTGTTGTTCCAGATGCTTACCCAGGTACCGGTCCTTTAGGAGGCATTTATTCCGGTTTACAGGCCATGCGTTACGAGCGCGGGGTAGTTGTGGCCTGTGACATGCCTTTTTTGAGCTTGCCTCTCCTGCGGTACATGATTCTTTTATCCGCCGATTTCGACGCAGTGATCCCACGCATTCTGGATAATACAGAGCCATTACATGCGATTTACAGCAAGGCTTGTATACGCCCTATCGAGGACTTGTTACAGCAAGGGGAACTGCGCATCGCAAAGGTGTTCCCCAAAATACGGGTGCGCTATGTCACGGAAAGCGAATTGAGCCTGTTCGATCCCGAGCATCTATCCTTTTTCAATATCAACACTCGGGACGACCTGGAATTAGCGCAAAGGCGCGCAAGAATCACCGTTTGCCACAATGCATGAGCTCTCGATCACCCAAAGCGTTCTGAATATTGTGATTGACCATGCCCAACGCGCTTGTGCGCGACGCGTTATTGCCATCAATCTGGTCATTGGAGAGTTAACTGGGTTTGTGGATGATTCCATTCAATTCTATTTCGACATGCTCAGCCCAGGTACGATCGCTGCTGGTGCAACACTGCACATCCGACGGATCCTCGCGCGCTTGCGCTGCCGTGCTTGTGGTGAAGAATTTATGCTGAAAGGCTCGAATTGGCTTTGTCCAAAATGCTTGACGTCAGGCGGCGAAATCCTTGCCGGCCGCGAGTTCTTGATCGAAAGCATAGAGGTTGAGTAGCTACATATCTCCATGGTATTTTTGACCTTGTGGTGAATATCAAGCCAAATAATGAAAACTTGCTTAGAGGAGCAATTGATGAAAGTTTCCGTAATAGAAGGTATCCTCAGTGCCAATGACGAGATCGCCATGCAAAATAAGCAAGTGCTGGACGCACATGGTATCTGTGCCATCAACATCATGGCAGCTCCAGGTGGTGGCAAGACGAGTTTGATCCTGCGCACTATTGACGCATTACGTCATCTCCTGCGCATTGCCGTGATCGAAGGAGACGTTGCCTCAACCGTTGATGCCGACCAAGTGGCTACGAAAGCAATCCCTGTCGTGCAGATCAATACTGGTGGAGCATGCCATCTAGAAGCACCTATGCTACGCCGTGCCCTGGAGCAGTTGCCGCTTGAGGGTCTCGACTTGCTGTTGATCGAAAACGTAGGCAATCTCATTTGTCCCGTAGAATTCAAATTGGGCGAAGATCTCAATGTGATGATCGCGAGTGTGCCCGAAGGAGATGACAAGCCCTATAAATACCCAAGCATCTTTGTGGCGGTAGATGCCGTGGTCATCAATAAGATAGACCTACTCCCTTATGTGCATTTTGACATAGCTGCGTTTCGCAAATTGGTGCTGGGCATGAATCCGGGTGTAAAGATTTTCGAAGTCTCCTGCGAAACAGGCCTGGGGATTGAAAGCTGGGCAGAATGGATAGTGCAGCAGAGAGAAAGAAAGCAAAAATGAAAACTTGTTCCGTCCACACTATGCAGGGATTTTTAGCATTTCTGCCTTCGCGAATGCCAATTTGTGATGTATAATTTAGCTAGATAGAAGTCAAAAGCGTGCCAAAGGAGACCGCATGGTTACCGTTGATCAATTACGTACCTGTGAATTGTTCTCTGAATTGACAGATGAAGAGCTGCAACAGATACTCCCCTTTGCCCGTGAGGAGCGTTACAAACGAGGCACTGTAATGTTCAGCGAGGGGGATGAGGCGACTACCTTTTATATCCTGCAGGAAGGCAAGGTAAGCCTGCAATATGAGATCTGCCCACAACCGGACTACTGCCAGGATGCTACGATTTTATTGGACAAGCCAGGGGATTTCATGGGCTGGTCATCTCTGGTCAAGCCTCGTCGCATGACAGCTTCAGGCTTGTGCCTCACGGATGTTCAACTTATCGCCATTGACGGCAAGAAACTGAACGAACTATTGGAATTCAATAGCCACATGGGCTTTGTCATCATGAAGGAACTTGCAGGTCAGATCAACAAGAGGCTAAAGGAAGCCAAAGGCTTGACCTTCAAACGCCTCATGGGCTCTTTGTAGCCTCTGGTGAGAAAAGGGGCAAGCAACCTCTGGCCCGCCTCTTTTGGTTCTGCTTTGGACAGTCTTCATACTGCTTTGGGCAAAGCGAAACTGAACTTGCTGCCTTTGCCCTTTTCCGATTCCACCCAAATCCTGCCCCCGTACGATTCGACGATGCGTTTCACGATCGCGAGCCCTAACCCAGTGCCTTGTCGCTCCATTGCCTTCGCTTCCTCGGTGCGATAGAACTCCTCAAAGAGATGCGACATTTGTTCCGGCGTCATGCCGATGCCCGTATCGCGCACCGTGCCCACTACATAGTTGGGATTCTGCGACAAACTGACCACCACGATTCCACCTGGTTCGGTATATTTGATGGCATTGCTGATCAGGTTTGTCCACAATTGCTTGATATGCTCTGGGGTGGCCCGAACAGAAGGCACATTCGGCTCTATTTGCACACTGAACAACAGGTCCTTGTCCTCGGCCCGGGCCTGCATCAGATCTGTGACGCCACGCAGAACTTCAGCAACATCTACCAATTCTGGCTCAGCCTCAGCCCGCCTGTCTTGCAAGCGGGCCAGCTCTAGGAGATCGCTGATGAGAGCCAGTTGCTCCAAAGCGCGTCGCTCTGATTTTTCAATGATCTCCCTCTGTTTCTCAGGTGGTACATATCCATCCAAGATCAAACGCAAGTAGCTTTGGATCGCCGCCACCGGCGCACGCAGTTCATGTGTCACCAAGCGGATAAATTGAGAGCGAGCCTTGTCTAGTTCAGCTAGCCTGGCGTTCAATTTTGCCAGTTCTCCTGCACGTATCTCGCAGGACAAATTGGCTTCTAGCAGTTCTTTTTCCCGTCGCCGCAGTATCTCCGCTATGGAGGAAATGAGATAAGCGCAGAAAAATAGGGTAAAACCCAGCACAAACAATACTACCACCACGTAAAGGCCACGCTGATAGCGTTGTGGAGAGACAAAGCCGGCCAAGTGCACGTGTGGAAGCCATTGAAGATACTCGGCAATCACAAATCCTGAGAAGAGCATCGTCGAAAGAGCAGCGTACAGGAAACTATAAAGGCGGGATAAAAGAATGCTTGCTACGGTAACATACACAATGTACAACAAATAGAATGGATTTTCAATCCCACCAGTGAAATGAAGAAGAACTGTAAGCACAATAATATCTAGCGTTATTTGCAGATGGGCAAATCTCAGATACTTACTTTCTTGATCTTCTGCCTTGGATAAAGCCAAGCGCCTTGCATACAAAAACAGAAGCCCGTTGACGATAGCCAGGGTAGCAGCGATCACGAGTAGAACAGGCATTGGTAGCGAGTCAGGAAAGAGAAGGTTCCCAATGGAGATGACGATCAGAGCTCCCACGATGAAAAGCCAGCGAAATTCAATTAACTGGTCAGTGCGCTCTTTCAAACTAGGATGTGAAAAACCAGACAGTTGTTCAGTCAAGTTTCCTCTCCACCATAGGAGTTGTAAGTTTGGACACTGTCACTTTACAGACAAAATCAACAGGGAACACTTTTTAGCGCATGCTCTAGTGCCTGTCTCAAGGTAAATCGAAATGTTCCCTCAAGGCCACTACGGCATCATCTATCCGGTTTCCATCTATCACGCAAGAGACAGTGGAAATGGACGTGCTAATCGCCTGGATGTTGATCCCCGCTGATGCCATCGCTTCAAAGACGGCGGCAGCCACGGCTGGACGCTCACGAAAATCGGGGCCAAACACAGACACAATAGCGACATTGGGTTGATGGGTGATTTCTTCGGCCCTGACCACGCTCTGCAAGGGCTTGAGCACTGCAAGCGCTTGCTCGAGATCGTCTTCTTTGACGCAGAGAACAATGTGGCTATTGTTGGCTAAATCAGCGCATTGGACAATGAACTCGACATTAATCCCTTTCTCGCCCAACGTGCGCAATACGTCACAAGCTAGGCCACATCGGTCAGGAGCGGACATTACGCCAATTTTTGCTAAGCGTTCGTTACGGATGATACCCCCTGCCTTTATTTTGGCTGTCATCTTTCCAACCTCCAGTGCAGGTATATACATTTGCCATGTGCCCCCATGATGAATAGCAACCGGGGGCACATGAACTCTTTCTTAATCGCTCTCTAGAGAGCGGTCATTCGGAACGTATGCATGATAGCCAAATTGCACTGCTTTAGCAAATGGCCGTTTCAGCGCTGCAACAATTCCCCAATGCGCTTTAGCAGGACATCGGGTGCCACGGGTTTAGAGAGAAAGCCGTCGATGCTGATATACTCGTCCGTTGGGAATAGCGCAGCATAATCGGTATTGGCAATCGAAGTCACCATCAAGATAGGAATCCGCTTATGCTGCGGATTTTCCTGCATACGCTGGCTCATCTGCAGACCATCCAACACCGAAGACATGATCACATCCAAAATCACCAAATCAGGCTGCTCTGTTTTCACTTTAGCTAGTCCCTCATCCCCATTGGCAGCGCTGATGACCTGATAGCCATTTGGCTCTAAGGTCAGACGCATGGCTTCGACAAAATCGGGGTCATCATCTACAACCAGAATCTTCTTGGACACAGGCTCCTCCTCCATCAAAAATCAGTCTCACATTATGCTGCCACAGCGCAGCGCTTATATTTCACGTGATATTCGTACTCGTCCCGGAAAAGTTTCAGGCTACTCAAGATAGGGTTCGCAGCAGCATCCCCCATCGGGCAAAAAGTGAGGCCTCGCATCTTGGATGCAATTTCCTCCAGACAAGCAATGTCTTCGGCCTTGCCTCTCCCGTGTTCCAAGTCCTCTAGCAGCGCTAGCATGCGCTGGGTGCCCGTCCGACAAGGCGTGCAATGCCCGCAGGATTCATGTGCGAAAAAGCGCATCAGGCGTCTTGCTACATCCACCATGCATGTGTCTTCATTCATGACGATGATTGCGCCGGTCCCGAGCATTGTCCCGGCACCTTCCAGCGTCTCGAAAGCCATTGGAATATCTAATTGATCAGGAGTGAGCATGGGTGTGGAGGCGCCACCTGGGATGACTGCCTTTAGCTTTTTATCAAAAGCCATCCCACCTGCATGTTCGTAGATAATTTCGCGCAAAGGCACGCCAAGGGGCAGCTCAAAAATGCCACGATTCTTGACATGCCCACTGACACAGAAGATCTTGGGACCTGTGCTCTTAGGTGTGCCAATGCTGGCATACCATTCCGCTCCGCGGTTGATAATGTGGGGGACATTCGCCAATGTTTCCACATTGTGTACCAACGTTGGCTTGCCCCACAGCCCAACACTGGCTGGATAGGGCGGCTTTTTCCGTGGTTGGCCGCGCTTGCCTTCCAGCGACTCGATCAAGGCGGTTTCTTCGCCACAAATGTATGCGCCGGCACCACGGTGCACCGACAGGTCTAACGAGAAT
It includes:
- the fdhD gene encoding formate dehydrogenase accessory sulfurtransferase FdhD yields the protein MQIKRNLVISLQDPVCIEDTFRLYLNDVPLAQIVASPDQLRELGAGFVICEGLSEQVEDVRVSQNDIRIYAKTNARIDYELRSSGCIGVRGMPKIVSSELTIAKDEVFRVIGEIESDIWRKTGGVHCSVLFRDGQLLVRSSDIGRHNTIDKIVGFAVLNGINLSQCIIGCTGRQPAGMIAKVANAGVPLIVSKAAATNAGILLADRSNVTLICFARGERFTIYTHPERIRGITEKRAD
- the hypB gene encoding hydrogenase nickel incorporation protein HypB, translating into MKVSVIEGILSANDEIAMQNKQVLDAHGICAINIMAAPGGGKTSLILRTIDALRHLLRIAVIEGDVASTVDADQVATKAIPVVQINTGGACHLEAPMLRRALEQLPLEGLDLLLIENVGNLICPVEFKLGEDLNVMIASVPEGDDKPYKYPSIFVAVDAVVINKIDLLPYVHFDIAAFRKLVLGMNPGVKIFEVSCETGLGIESWAEWIVQQRERKQK
- a CDS encoding cyclic nucleotide-binding domain-containing protein encodes the protein MVTVDQLRTCELFSELTDEELQQILPFAREERYKRGTVMFSEGDEATTFYILQEGKVSLQYEICPQPDYCQDATILLDKPGDFMGWSSLVKPRRMTASGLCLTDVQLIAIDGKKLNELLEFNSHMGFVIMKELAGQINKRLKEAKGLTFKRLMGSL
- the nuoF gene encoding NADH-quinone oxidoreductase subunit NuoF, encoding MFERVLTRNFGLPRSESIDTYLASGGYEALRKVLREYTPQQVIDIVTASGLRGRGGAGFPAGRKWAFIPKDPQIEKYVCVNTDEGEPGTFKDRELVEKDPHQVIEGVIIASYAVGAHRAFVYIRGEFFLGVKRWIKAIDDAYAKGFLGKNILGSGFSLDLSVHRGAGAYICGEETALIESLEGKRGQPRKKPPYPASVGLWGKPTLVHNVETLANVPHIINRGAEWYASIGTPKSTGPKIFCVSGHVKNRGIFELPLGVPLREIIYEHAGGMAFDKKLKAVIPGGASTPMLTPDQLDIPMAFETLEGAGTMLGTGAIIVMNEDTCMVDVARRLMRFFAHESCGHCTPCRTGTQRMLALLEDLEHGRGKAEDIACLEEIASKMRGLTFCPMGDAAANPILSSLKLFRDEYEYHVKYKRCAVAA
- a CDS encoding HAMP domain-containing histidine kinase yields the protein MTEQLSGFSHPSLKERTDQLIEFRWLFIVGALIVISIGNLLFPDSLPMPVLLVIAATLAIVNGLLFLYARRLALSKAEDQESKYLRFAHLQITLDIIVLTVLLHFTGGIENPFYLLYIVYVTVASILLSRLYSFLYAALSTMLFSGFVIAEYLQWLPHVHLAGFVSPQRYQRGLYVVVVLFVLGFTLFFCAYLISSIAEILRRREKELLEANLSCEIRAGELAKLNARLAELDKARSQFIRLVTHELRAPVAAIQSYLRLILDGYVPPEKQREIIEKSERRALEQLALISDLLELARLQDRRAEAEPELVDVAEVLRGVTDLMQARAEDKDLLFSVQIEPNVPSVRATPEHIKQLWTNLISNAIKYTEPGGIVVVSLSQNPNYVVGTVRDTGIGMTPEQMSHLFEEFYRTEEAKAMERQGTGLGLAIVKRIVESYGGRIWVESEKGKGSKFSFALPKAV
- a CDS encoding molybdenum cofactor guanylyltransferase, with translation MPKVSAVVLAGGKSQRLGMDKAQLKLNGKWLLQQILETLSNLSDDLLVVADKRLEIAQLSVRVVPDAYPGTGPLGGIYSGLQAMRYERGVVVACDMPFLSLPLLRYMILLSADFDAVIPRILDNTEPLHAIYSKACIRPIEDLLQQGELRIAKVFPKIRVRYVTESELSLFDPEHLSFFNINTRDDLELAQRRARITVCHNA
- a CDS encoding ACT domain-containing protein — its product is MTAKIKAGGIIRNERLAKIGVMSAPDRCGLACDVLRTLGEKGINVEFIVQCADLANNSHIVLCVKEDDLEQALAVLKPLQSVVRAEEITHQPNVAIVSVFGPDFRERPAVAAAVFEAMASAGINIQAISTSISTVSCVIDGNRIDDAVVALREHFDLP
- the hypA gene encoding hydrogenase maturation nickel metallochaperone HypA: MHELSITQSVLNIVIDHAQRACARRVIAINLVIGELTGFVDDSIQFYFDMLSPGTIAAGATLHIRRILARLRCRACGEEFMLKGSNWLCPKCLTSGGEILAGREFLIESIEVE
- a CDS encoding response regulator, producing MSKKILVVDDDPDFVEAMRLTLEPNGYQVISAANGDEGLAKVKTEQPDLVILDVIMSSVLDGLQMSQRMQENPQHKRIPILMVTSIANTDYAALFPTDEYISIDGFLSKPVAPDVLLKRIGELLQR